One bacterium genomic window, CCCCACCGTCCGCTTGCTCATCACGCACGCATCTACTTCCGCCGCCTGTTTCAGCGCCTTTTCTTCGCAAATGGTGATAAAGGCGTTCAGCTCTTTCCCTTCGGTCTTGGCGAGACGGATCGCTTCCTTGGCGATCTCGACAGCACTGAGCTTTCCCGATGCAACCGAATTGGCTATCTCCGAAGCGGTGAGAGATTTGTAATCAGACATGGGGGGAATATAGGGATACGGATTGCAGAATCAAGCACCTATAGAAATGAAGCTTGGTGGTTCACCATTTCACTATCGTCCTAAACTCCTGTCGAATGAAGTAGCGGGAACTATCGAATCTCTCCCTGAACGAAGTGTAATGATACAAAGTGGGCACACTTACCTGCAACGGCAACGACGCATTCTGAATTGCGTCGTAGAAGACCGTATCAGTTGCGAAGGGCGTGCGGCTTGGAAAGATGATTAATCCCCAATCAGGTCGAAATACGGTAGGCAGGTCATCCATTTTCCGATCCGGGAAACGCTCGCCCGTCTGATCATTAAACTGGTCGAGCCCCAATATCTGCAAATAGTTTTGAGCGACAGACCCGACTCGCAGATAATCCACCGCGGAGTCGGTTGATTCAGTCCCCAGTTCGCCAAAGAAGACTCTTGTATTCAGTTCAGCAGCAGAGGCCCCACGGGGGATGAAGTAGCAATTCCGCCAAACCAGATCCCACGCGGGATGTGTCGGATTCATAGCCCCGTATCCACGAATGGACTTGAGCCTAATCGTGTCAGCTACGAGGCTGCCAATCTCGAACGTGTCAAGTATGTTGTTCGAAGCGTCTCGTCTCTCTACAAGCATCCACAAACCAAGTCCATAGTCTCGGCGTGAACTATTGAAAACCACGTAGTGTCTATTGCCCGTCGGTTCATCGAACCACTGCAGTTGGTCATTCGGTATCTTCTCCGCCCTGCTATAAAAATCCGTAGCAGCTAAAGGGCTGTCAGGGTGATTCAGGAACAGGGCTGAAAACAAAAGGGAACCATCTTCCGGACGTACAATTATTCTCTGCTCGAAGGCGCTAAGGTCCACTATCTTGTCATTAGGGCTAAGGTATCCAGGCTGCATAACATCGTAGATACGGCCTTCCGCATAATCAAAATCGCGGAAGTAAACAGTATCGATGAGTGTGTCGATCCCGTGTTCTACAATAGGGTTGTCGGAATCACAGGTCGGCAGCGTGCTCAGAAGACAAACGCACATCAAGACCGAAACAAGTACGCGGCGAGCCATGGGATATCCCCCAAGAGAAAGTTGATTATCCTGCGTTAATATACATCGAATAGTCCACTATTGCAATCACCGTTTCCTACAACAAAAAACAGGCCCCTCTCAGGGCCTGTCATTATCAATATCCGAATTGACTAATTACAGCATCTTCTGATACATATCAGTCTCGTACTGACTGACATGAATGCGATACTGATCCCATTCCATCTTTTTGTTCTCGATCAGCTTGTTGAACACATGCTCGCCAAGCGCTTCCTTGACCAGCTTCGATCCCTCAGCCAGCGCAATCGCCTGTTCGAGCGAACCCGGCAGAGTGTCGATCTTCAGCTTGTCCTTCTGAGCCTGAGTCATCTCGAAAATGTTCTCTTCGATCGGACCCGGCAGATTGTACTTCCCTTCGATCCCTTTCAGGCCAGCGGCCAGAATCAGGGCAAACGACAGGTACGGGTTGGCGGACGGATCCGGCGAGCGAAGCTCGATACGGGTGGCGCGCTCTTTGCCAACGCGGTACATCGGCACACGGACCAGACTCGAGCGGTTACGACGGCCCCAGCCGACATAAACCGGAGCTTCATATCCCGGCACTAACCGCTTGTAGGAGTTAACCCACTGGTTCAGGATGAGTGTGATCTCGCGGACATGGGTCAGCACACCGGCCATAAACTGGCGTGCCGTCTCGGAGAGAAGGAAGTCACCTTTGGGGTCGAAAAAGAGGTTCTTGTCACCTTTGAAGAGAGAGACGTGGCAGTGCATGCCTGAGCCGTTCTCGCCAAAGATCGGCTTCGGCATGAAGCTGGCGTAGACGCCGTTCTCCATGGCGATCTCTTTGACCACAAACTTGTAGACCTGGGCGAAATCAGCCATCACCAGTGCTTCCTGGTACTTCAGGTCGATCTCGTGCTGGCTGGGGGCTACCTCGTGGTGCGAGCATTCAACCGCGATATCCATCATTTCGAGTGCCGCGACGGTCTTCTTGCGAAGTTGCGTGCCGACATCAACCAGTTCATAGTCGAAATACCCGGCATCATCCAGGGTCTTCGGCTCATGCTGGTTCTCGAAATAGAAGTATTCCAACTCCGGACCAACATACATGGTCCAGCCCTTTTCTTTGACTTTGGCGAGCTGACGTTTCAGCACATAGCGCGGGTCGCCTTCGTAGGGAGTCCCATCGGGATTCTGAATGTCGCAGAACATCATGGCGACTTTTTCTCCCGCGATCTCCCAGGGGATAACGCGGAAAGTGAGCGGATCAGGCATCGCCATCAGATCGGATTCATCAATACGGGCGAAACCTTCGACGGATGAACCGTCAAAGCCCTGTCCTTCTTCGAGGACCTGCTCGAACTCCGAGCGGGTGATCGACATCCCTTTGATCTTTCCCAGGATGTCGGTAAAACAAAGCCTGATATAGCGCACGCCGGCTTCGTCAATTAAACGAAGGACGTCTTCTTTGGTTTTGGTCATG contains:
- the glnA gene encoding type I glutamate--ammonia ligase — translated: MTKTKEDVLRLIDEAGVRYIRLCFTDILGKIKGMSITRSEFEQVLEEGQGFDGSSVEGFARIDESDLMAMPDPLTFRVIPWEIAGEKVAMMFCDIQNPDGTPYEGDPRYVLKRQLAKVKEKGWTMYVGPELEYFYFENQHEPKTLDDAGYFDYELVDVGTQLRKKTVAALEMMDIAVECSHHEVAPSQHEIDLKYQEALVMADFAQVYKFVVKEIAMENGVYASFMPKPIFGENGSGMHCHVSLFKGDKNLFFDPKGDFLLSETARQFMAGVLTHVREITLILNQWVNSYKRLVPGYEAPVYVGWGRRNRSSLVRVPMYRVGKERATRIELRSPDPSANPYLSFALILAAGLKGIEGKYNLPGPIEENIFEMTQAQKDKLKIDTLPGSLEQAIALAEGSKLVKEALGEHVFNKLIENKKMEWDQYRIHVSQYETDMYQKML